A single window of Ovis canadensis isolate MfBH-ARS-UI-01 breed Bighorn chromosome 15, ARS-UI_OviCan_v2, whole genome shotgun sequence DNA harbors:
- the DRC12 gene encoding dynein regulatory complex protein 12 isoform X2 — protein sequence MPPKTKEKGTKAGAQKKKRNAGADVEAESMHRLALLEKEVLQDRLALQRDEARRAKASEDQLKQRIKDLEAELEGARSEGKAIYAEMSRQCRSLQEAMQSRTRKLEEEVKGLQEQLELCQREAEAAQREAKQALGERDQTLAQLRAHVADMEAKYEEILHDSLDRLLAKLRSVKPQWDGAVLRLHARLKEQLRQFGLNPLDL from the exons ATGCCACCTAAGACCAAAGAAAAAGGGACAAAAGCTGGggcccagaagaagaaaagaaatgcaggtGCTG ATGTGGAGGCTGAATCCATGCACAGGCTGGCACTGCTGGAAAAGGAGGTGCTCCAAGACCGCTTGG CTCTGCAGAGGGATGAAGCCCGCCGAGCCAAGGCTTCGGAAGACCAGCTGAAGCAGAGGATCAAAGACCTGGAGGCTGAACTGGAGGGGGCCCGGAGCGAAGGGAAGGCCATATATGCAG AGATGAGTCGTCAGTGCCGGAGCCTGCAGGAGGCGATGCAGAGTCGCACCAGGAAGCTGGAGGAAGAAGTGAAGGGCCTGCAGGAGCAGTtag AATTGTGCCAGAGGGAGGCTGAGGCTGCCCAGAGGGAGGCCAAGCAGGCCCTCGGAGAGCGGGACCAGACTCTGGCTCAGCTTCGGGCCCACGTGGCAGACATGGAGGCCAAGTATGAGGAAATCTTACAT GACAGCCTGGACCGGCTCCTGGCCAAGCTGAGATCTGTGAAGCCTCAGTGGGACGGGGCTGTGCTGAGACTCCACGCCAGGCTCAAGGAGCAGCTCCGCCAGTTTGGACTCAACCCCCTGGATCTTTGA
- the NHERF4 gene encoding Na(+)/H(+) exchange regulatory cofactor NHE-RF4, producing MEAAADLQDTASLALKFEFNPKLGIDNPVLSLAEDYDPSDLWSLERPRFYLLNKEEGRTFGFHLQQQPGRAGHVVCRVEPGSSAQRQGLREGDWILGVNNHVVEHEDYLMVIRRIRASGPRVLLTVLAQHVHEVARAQRGNNATRLCPPLGQRVRPRLCHVVKDEGGFGFSVAQGHRGPFWLVLSSGGAAERAGVPPGARLLEVNGVSVEKLTHNQLSRKLWQSGKQVTLLVAGPEVEEQCRQLGMPLAAPLAEGWALPTKPRCLHLEKGPQGFGFVLREEKGLDGRLGQFLWEVDPGLPAEKAGMQAGDRLVAVAGESVEGLGHEETVSKIRAQGSRVSLIVVDPKADRFFSMVRLSPLLFLESTEAPDSPRGSGSVSAVETNSPLVDTTVAPVPCSFRQCFLYPGPGGGYGFRLSRVASRPGLFISQVTLGGSAAQAGLQTGDVILEVNGYPMGGENDQERLQQLAEAKPPLCLKLAARSQQGLEAWIPPGSREDGVLASDLL from the exons ATGGAGGCAGCTGCAG ATCTTCAGGACACAGCCTCCTTGGCCCT GAAGTTTGAGTTTAACCCAAAGCTGGGCATTGATAATCCTGTCCTCTCCCTGGCTGAAGACTACGACCCTTCTG ATCTCTGGAGCCTGGAACGGCCTCGCTTCTACCTGCTGAATAAAGAGGAGGGCAGGACTTTTGGCTTCCACCTGCAGCAGCAACCAGGCAGGGCTGGGCATGTGGTGTGCAGGGTGGAGCCAGGCTCTTCCGCCCAGCGCCAGGGTCTTCGAGAAGGAGACTGGATCCTGGGGGTGAACAACCACGTCGTGGAACATGAAGATTATTTGATG GTGATACGCCGGATCCGGGCCAGCGGGCCTCGGGTGCTGCTGACAGTTTTGGCGCAGCATGTGCACGAGGTGGCCCGAGCTCAGCGGGGGAACAACGCCACCCGCCTTTGTCCCCCTCTCGGCCAGAGGGTCCGGCCTCGACTGTGCCACGTAGTGAAAGACGAGGGCGGCTTTGGCTTCAGTGTCGCCCAAG GACATCGGGGTCCTTTCTGGTTAGTGCTGAGCTCTGGAGGAGCAGCTGAGCGGGCAGGAGTGCCCCCTGGGGCCCGGCTGCTAGAAGTGAATGGGGTCAGTGTGGAAAAGCTCACACATAACCAACTCAGCAGGAAG CTTTGGCAGAGTGGCAAGCAGGTGACCCTGCTGGTGGCAGGGCCAGAGGTGGAGGAACAGTGTCGCCAGCTGGGAATGCCCCTGGCTGCTCCTCTGGCAGAGGGGTGGGCACTGCCCACCAAGCCCCGCTGTCTGCATCTCGAGAAAGGGCCCCAGGGCTTCGGGTTCGTGCTCCGGGAGGAGAAGGGCCTTGACGGTCGCCTCG GTCAGTTCCTTTGGGAGGTGGACCCAGGACTGCCAGCGGAGAAGGCCGGGATGCAGGCTGGGGACCGGCTGGTGGCTGTGGCTGGGGAGAGCGTGGAGGGGCTGGGCCACGAGGAGACAGTGTCCAAGATCCGGGCGCAGGGCTCCCGAGTCTCCCTCATTGTCGTCGACCCCAAGGCTGACCGCTTCTTCAGTATG GTTCGCTTGTCTCCGCTCCTCTTCTTGGAGAGCACAGAGGCTCCTGACTCTCCCCGGGGTAGTGGCTCAGTCTCTGCTGTTGAGACCAACAGCCCACTTGTCGACACAACAGTGGCTCCTGTCCCGTGCAGCTTCCGCCAGTGCTTCCTGTACCCTGGGCCTGGCGGTGGCTATGGCTTCCGACTCAGCCGTGTGGCCAGCAGGCCTGGTCTCTTCATCTCCCAG GTGACCCTAGGAGGCTCCGCTGCCCAGGCAGGGCTGCAAACAGGAGACGTGATTCTGGAGGTGAATGGGTATCCCATGGGTGGAGAGAATGACCAGGAAAGACTTCAGCAGCTGGCTGAGGCGAAGCCACCCCTATGCCTGAAGTTGGCGGCCAGATCTCAGCAGGGCTTGGAAGCCTGGATTCCCCCAGGGTCCAGAGAG GATGGGGTTCTGGCCTCAGATCTGCTGTAG
- the NLRX1 gene encoding NLR family member X1 isoform X2, which translates to MRWGCHLPRASWSPGLGRVLQPAEALQRHRHNLAEWFSRLPREERQFGPTFALDTVHVDPVIRESTPDELLRPLAELALERQPPSAGLPPLALSQLFDPDACGRRVQTVVLYGTVGTGKSTLVRKMVLDWCYGRLPAFELLIPFSCEDLSSLGPAPASLCQLVAQRYTALKEVLPLMAAAGSRLLFVLHGLEHLNLNFSLASTGLCSDPEKPEAPAAIITNLLRKYMLPEASILVTTRPSAIGRIPSKYVGRYGEICGFSDTNLQKLYFQLRFNQPDCGPGAGGVSVTPAQRDHLVQMLTRNLEGHHQIAAACFLPSYCWLVCATLHFLHAPTPAGQTLTSIYTSFLRLNFSGEMLDSTDPSKLSLMAYAARTMGKLAYEGVSSRKTYFSEEDVRGCLEAGVQTEEEFQLLRVFRRDALRFFLAPCVEPGHAGTFVFTVPAMQEYLAALYIVLGLRKTTLQRVGKEVAELVGRVGEDVSLVLGIMAKLLPLRALPLLFNLLKVVPRVFGRVVGKSREAVAQAMVLEMFREEDYYNDDVLDQIGASILGVEGPRRHPDEPPDDEVFELFPMFMGGLLSAHNRAVLAQLGCPIKTLDALENAQAIKKKLGKLGRQVLPPSELLDHLFFHYEFQNQRFSAEVLGSLRQLNLAGVRMTPLKCTVVAAVLGSGRHALDEVNLASCQLDPAGLRTLTPVFLRARKLGLQLNSLGPEACRDLRDLLLHDQCQVTTLRLSNNPLMAAGVALLLEGLAGNTSLKHLSLLHTGLGDEGLELLAAQLDRNQQLQELNVAYNGAGDTAALALAKAAWKHPSLELLHLYFNELSSECRQALRDLGSTAEGGARVVVSLTEGTAVSEYWSVILGEVQRNLNSWDRSRVRRHLELLLRDLEDNRGATLNPWRKAQLLRVEGEVRALLEQLGGPGS; encoded by the exons ATGAGGTGGGGCTGCCATTTGCCCAGGGCCTCTTGGAGCCCTGGTCTAGGAAGAGTACTCCAGCCAGCAG AAGCTCTCCAGCGGCACCGCCACAATCTGGCCGAGTGGTTCAGTCGGCTGCCCAGGGAAGAGCGCCAGTTTGGCCCGACCTTTGCACTAGACACAGTCCATGTAGACCCTGTGATCCGTGAGAGCACCCCTGATGAGCTGCTGCGCCCACTGGCTGAACTGGCCCTGGAGCGTCAGCCACCCTCTGCTGGGCTCCCCCCACTAGCCCTGTCTCAGCTCTTTGACCCAGATGCCTGTGGGCGCCGGGTGCAGACGGTGGTGCTTTACGGGACCGTGGGCACAGGCAAGAGCACGCTGGTGCGCAAGATGGTCTTGGACTGGTGTTATGGACGGCTGCCAGCCTTCGAGCtgctcatccccttctcctgtgaGGACCTGTCATCCCTGGGCCCTGCTCCTGCCTCCTTGTGCCAACTTGTAGCCCAGCGCTACACTGCCCTGAAGGAGGTTCTGCCTCTGATGGCTGCTGCCGGCTCCCGCCTGCTGTTTGTGCTCCACGGCTTGGAGCATCTCAACCTCAATTTCTCATTAGCCAGCACAGGGCTTTGCAGTGACCCTGAGAAGCCAGAGGCGCCAGCTGCCATCATCACCAACCTGCTGCGCAAATACATGTTGCCTGAG GCCAGCATTCTGGTGACCACCCGGCCCTCTGCCATCGGCCGCATCCCTAGCAAGTACGTGGGCCGCTATGGCGAGATCTGTGGCTTCTCCGATACCAACCTCCAGAAGCTCTACTTCCAGCTCCGCTTCAACCAGCCAGACTGCGGGCCCGGAGCCGGGGGTGTGTCGGTCACGCCGGCTCAGCGCGACCACCTGGTGCAGATGCTGACCCGGAACCTGGAAGGGCACCATCAGATCGCCGCTGCCTGCTTCCTGCCCTCCTACTGCTGGCTCGTCTGTGCCACCCTGCACTTCCTGCATGCTCCCACGCCAGCCGGCCAGACCCTCACGAGCATCTACACCAGCTTCCTGCGTCTTAACTTCAGTGGGGAGATGCTGGACAGCACTGACCCCTCCAAGTTGTCCCTGATGGCCTATGCGGCCCGAACTATGGGCAAGCTGGCCTATGAGGGTGTGTCCTCCCGCAAGACCTACTTCTCTGAAGAGGACGTGCGCGGCTGCCTGGAAGCCGGCGTCCAGACAGAAGAGGAGTTTCAGCTGCTGCGCGTTTTCCGCCGAGACGCCCTGCGTTTTTTTCTGGCCCCATGTGTGGAGCCAGGACACGCGGGTACCTTCGTGTTCACCGTGCCCGCCATGCAGGAATACCTGGCTGCCCTCTACATCGTGCTGGGTTTGCGGAAGACGACTCTACAGCGGGTGGGCAAGGAAGTGGCTGAGCTCGTGGGCCGTGTCGGGGAGGATGTCAGCCTGGTCCTGGGCATCATGGCCAAGCTGCTGCCCTTGCGGGCCCTGCCGCTGCTCTTCAACCTGCTCAAG GTGGTTCCACGAGTGTTTGGGCGTGTGGTGGGTAAGAGCCGCGAGGCAGTGGCCCAGGCCATGGTGCTGGAGATGTTCCGAGAGGAGGACTACTACAACGACGATGTCCTGGACCAGATAGGTGCTAGTATCCTGGGCGTCGAAGGTCCGCGGCGCCACCCAGACGAGCCTCCAGACGATGAAGTCTTTGAGCTTTTTCCCATGTTCATGGGCGGGCTTCTGTCTGCCCACAACCGGGCAGTGCTGGCTCAGCTTGGCTGCCCCATCAAGACTCTGGATGCCCTGGAGAACGCCCAGGCCATCAAGAAGAAGCTGGGCAAGCTGGGCCGGCAGGTGCTGCCCCCCTCGGAGCTCCTGGACCACCTCTTCTTCCACTATGAGTTCCAGAATCAGCGCTTCTCTGCCGAGGTGCTTGGCTCTCTGCGCCAGCTCAACCTGGCAGGCGTGCGCATGACGCCCCTCAAGTGCACGGTGGTGGCAGCTGTCCTGGGCAGTGGAAGGCATGCCCTGGATGAGGTGAACTTGGCCTCCTGCCAGCTGGATCCTGCTGGGTTGCGCACGCTCACGCCTGTCTTCTTGCGTGCCCGGAAGCTGGG GTTGCAACTCAACAGCCTGGGCCCTGAGGCCTGCAGGGACCTCCGCGACCTGCTGCTACATGACCAGTGCCAAGTGACCACCCTGCG GCTGTCCAACAACCCGCTGATGGCGGCGGGTGTGGCTCTGCTGCTGGAGGGGCTGGCAGGAAATACCTCCCTGAAACACCTCTCTCTACTGCACACGGGCCTTGGGGATGAGGGCCTGGAGCTGCTGGCTGCCCAGCTGGACCGAAACCAACAACTCCAGGAGCTGAACGTGGCCTACAACGGCGCTGGTGACACGGCTGCCCTGGCCTTAGCCAAGGCTGCCTGGAAGCACCCTTCCTTGGAGCTGCTGCA TCTCTACTTCAATGAGCTGAGCTCAGAGTGCCGCCAGGCCCTGCGGGACTTGGGGAGCACTGCAGAGGGCGGTGCCCGGGTCGTGGTGTCGCTGACGGAGGGGACAGCAGTGTCCGAGTACTGGTCGGTGATCCTGGGTGAAGTCCAGCGGAACCTCAACAGCTGGGATCGCAGCCGGGTCCGGCGCCACCTGGAGCTGCTGCTGAGGGATCTGGAAGACAACCGGGGAGCCACCCTTAATCCCTGGCGTAAGGCCCAGCTGCTGCGGGTGGAGGGCGAGGTCAGGGCCCTCCTGGAGCAGCTGGGCGGCCCTGGAAGCTGA
- the DRC12 gene encoding dynein regulatory complex protein 12 isoform X3 — MHRLALLEKEVLQDRLALQRDEARRAKASEDQLKQRIKDLEAELEGARSEGKAIYAEMSRQCRSLQEAMQSRTRKLEEEVKGLQEQLELCQREAEAAQREAKQALGERDQTLAQLRAHVADMEAKYEEILHIEARCPQDSLDRLLAKLRSVKPQWDGAVLRLHARLKEQLRQFGLNPLDL, encoded by the exons ATGCACAGGCTGGCACTGCTGGAAAAGGAGGTGCTCCAAGACCGCTTGG CTCTGCAGAGGGATGAAGCCCGCCGAGCCAAGGCTTCGGAAGACCAGCTGAAGCAGAGGATCAAAGACCTGGAGGCTGAACTGGAGGGGGCCCGGAGCGAAGGGAAGGCCATATATGCAG AGATGAGTCGTCAGTGCCGGAGCCTGCAGGAGGCGATGCAGAGTCGCACCAGGAAGCTGGAGGAAGAAGTGAAGGGCCTGCAGGAGCAGTtag AATTGTGCCAGAGGGAGGCTGAGGCTGCCCAGAGGGAGGCCAAGCAGGCCCTCGGAGAGCGGGACCAGACTCTGGCTCAGCTTCGGGCCCACGTGGCAGACATGGAGGCCAAGTATGAGGAAATCTTACAT ATTGAAGCTCGGTGTCCTCAGGACAGCCTGGACCGGCTCCTGGCCAAGCTGAGATCTGTGAAGCCTCAGTGGGACGGGGCTGTGCTGAGACTCCACGCCAGGCTCAAGGAGCAGCTCCGCCAGTTTGGACTCAACCCCCTGGATCTTTGA
- the DRC12 gene encoding dynein regulatory complex protein 12 isoform X1, with the protein MPPKTKEKGTKAGAQKKKRNAGADVEAESMHRLALLEKEVLQDRLALQRDEARRAKASEDQLKQRIKDLEAELEGARSEGKAIYAEMSRQCRSLQEAMQSRTRKLEEEVKGLQEQLELCQREAEAAQREAKQALGERDQTLAQLRAHVADMEAKYEEILHIEARCPQDSLDRLLAKLRSVKPQWDGAVLRLHARLKEQLRQFGLNPLDL; encoded by the exons ATGCCACCTAAGACCAAAGAAAAAGGGACAAAAGCTGGggcccagaagaagaaaagaaatgcaggtGCTG ATGTGGAGGCTGAATCCATGCACAGGCTGGCACTGCTGGAAAAGGAGGTGCTCCAAGACCGCTTGG CTCTGCAGAGGGATGAAGCCCGCCGAGCCAAGGCTTCGGAAGACCAGCTGAAGCAGAGGATCAAAGACCTGGAGGCTGAACTGGAGGGGGCCCGGAGCGAAGGGAAGGCCATATATGCAG AGATGAGTCGTCAGTGCCGGAGCCTGCAGGAGGCGATGCAGAGTCGCACCAGGAAGCTGGAGGAAGAAGTGAAGGGCCTGCAGGAGCAGTtag AATTGTGCCAGAGGGAGGCTGAGGCTGCCCAGAGGGAGGCCAAGCAGGCCCTCGGAGAGCGGGACCAGACTCTGGCTCAGCTTCGGGCCCACGTGGCAGACATGGAGGCCAAGTATGAGGAAATCTTACAT ATTGAAGCTCGGTGTCCTCAGGACAGCCTGGACCGGCTCCTGGCCAAGCTGAGATCTGTGAAGCCTCAGTGGGACGGGGCTGTGCTGAGACTCCACGCCAGGCTCAAGGAGCAGCTCCGCCAGTTTGGACTCAACCCCCTGGATCTTTGA
- the NLRX1 gene encoding NLR family member X1 isoform X1 translates to MRWGCHLPRASWSPGLGRVLQPADERIPFLIHWSWPLKGERPLGSPRAFIRHNGSSVGNGPSCGRHGQLFRGIAASEALQRHRHNLAEWFSRLPREERQFGPTFALDTVHVDPVIRESTPDELLRPLAELALERQPPSAGLPPLALSQLFDPDACGRRVQTVVLYGTVGTGKSTLVRKMVLDWCYGRLPAFELLIPFSCEDLSSLGPAPASLCQLVAQRYTALKEVLPLMAAAGSRLLFVLHGLEHLNLNFSLASTGLCSDPEKPEAPAAIITNLLRKYMLPEASILVTTRPSAIGRIPSKYVGRYGEICGFSDTNLQKLYFQLRFNQPDCGPGAGGVSVTPAQRDHLVQMLTRNLEGHHQIAAACFLPSYCWLVCATLHFLHAPTPAGQTLTSIYTSFLRLNFSGEMLDSTDPSKLSLMAYAARTMGKLAYEGVSSRKTYFSEEDVRGCLEAGVQTEEEFQLLRVFRRDALRFFLAPCVEPGHAGTFVFTVPAMQEYLAALYIVLGLRKTTLQRVGKEVAELVGRVGEDVSLVLGIMAKLLPLRALPLLFNLLKVVPRVFGRVVGKSREAVAQAMVLEMFREEDYYNDDVLDQIGASILGVEGPRRHPDEPPDDEVFELFPMFMGGLLSAHNRAVLAQLGCPIKTLDALENAQAIKKKLGKLGRQVLPPSELLDHLFFHYEFQNQRFSAEVLGSLRQLNLAGVRMTPLKCTVVAAVLGSGRHALDEVNLASCQLDPAGLRTLTPVFLRARKLGLQLNSLGPEACRDLRDLLLHDQCQVTTLRLSNNPLMAAGVALLLEGLAGNTSLKHLSLLHTGLGDEGLELLAAQLDRNQQLQELNVAYNGAGDTAALALAKAAWKHPSLELLHLYFNELSSECRQALRDLGSTAEGGARVVVSLTEGTAVSEYWSVILGEVQRNLNSWDRSRVRRHLELLLRDLEDNRGATLNPWRKAQLLRVEGEVRALLEQLGGPGS, encoded by the exons ATGAGGTGGGGCTGCCATTTGCCCAGGGCCTCTTGGAGCCCTGGTCTAGGAAGAGTACTCCAGCCAGCAG ACGAACGTATCCCCTTCTTGATTCACTGGAGTTGGCCTCTTAAAGGGGAGCGCCCTCTTGGGTCCCCGAG GGCCTTTATACGCCACAACGGAAGCTCAGTGGGCAATGGTCCTTCATGCGGGAGGCACGGACAGTTGTTCCGGGGCATTGCTGCATCTG AAGCTCTCCAGCGGCACCGCCACAATCTGGCCGAGTGGTTCAGTCGGCTGCCCAGGGAAGAGCGCCAGTTTGGCCCGACCTTTGCACTAGACACAGTCCATGTAGACCCTGTGATCCGTGAGAGCACCCCTGATGAGCTGCTGCGCCCACTGGCTGAACTGGCCCTGGAGCGTCAGCCACCCTCTGCTGGGCTCCCCCCACTAGCCCTGTCTCAGCTCTTTGACCCAGATGCCTGTGGGCGCCGGGTGCAGACGGTGGTGCTTTACGGGACCGTGGGCACAGGCAAGAGCACGCTGGTGCGCAAGATGGTCTTGGACTGGTGTTATGGACGGCTGCCAGCCTTCGAGCtgctcatccccttctcctgtgaGGACCTGTCATCCCTGGGCCCTGCTCCTGCCTCCTTGTGCCAACTTGTAGCCCAGCGCTACACTGCCCTGAAGGAGGTTCTGCCTCTGATGGCTGCTGCCGGCTCCCGCCTGCTGTTTGTGCTCCACGGCTTGGAGCATCTCAACCTCAATTTCTCATTAGCCAGCACAGGGCTTTGCAGTGACCCTGAGAAGCCAGAGGCGCCAGCTGCCATCATCACCAACCTGCTGCGCAAATACATGTTGCCTGAG GCCAGCATTCTGGTGACCACCCGGCCCTCTGCCATCGGCCGCATCCCTAGCAAGTACGTGGGCCGCTATGGCGAGATCTGTGGCTTCTCCGATACCAACCTCCAGAAGCTCTACTTCCAGCTCCGCTTCAACCAGCCAGACTGCGGGCCCGGAGCCGGGGGTGTGTCGGTCACGCCGGCTCAGCGCGACCACCTGGTGCAGATGCTGACCCGGAACCTGGAAGGGCACCATCAGATCGCCGCTGCCTGCTTCCTGCCCTCCTACTGCTGGCTCGTCTGTGCCACCCTGCACTTCCTGCATGCTCCCACGCCAGCCGGCCAGACCCTCACGAGCATCTACACCAGCTTCCTGCGTCTTAACTTCAGTGGGGAGATGCTGGACAGCACTGACCCCTCCAAGTTGTCCCTGATGGCCTATGCGGCCCGAACTATGGGCAAGCTGGCCTATGAGGGTGTGTCCTCCCGCAAGACCTACTTCTCTGAAGAGGACGTGCGCGGCTGCCTGGAAGCCGGCGTCCAGACAGAAGAGGAGTTTCAGCTGCTGCGCGTTTTCCGCCGAGACGCCCTGCGTTTTTTTCTGGCCCCATGTGTGGAGCCAGGACACGCGGGTACCTTCGTGTTCACCGTGCCCGCCATGCAGGAATACCTGGCTGCCCTCTACATCGTGCTGGGTTTGCGGAAGACGACTCTACAGCGGGTGGGCAAGGAAGTGGCTGAGCTCGTGGGCCGTGTCGGGGAGGATGTCAGCCTGGTCCTGGGCATCATGGCCAAGCTGCTGCCCTTGCGGGCCCTGCCGCTGCTCTTCAACCTGCTCAAG GTGGTTCCACGAGTGTTTGGGCGTGTGGTGGGTAAGAGCCGCGAGGCAGTGGCCCAGGCCATGGTGCTGGAGATGTTCCGAGAGGAGGACTACTACAACGACGATGTCCTGGACCAGATAGGTGCTAGTATCCTGGGCGTCGAAGGTCCGCGGCGCCACCCAGACGAGCCTCCAGACGATGAAGTCTTTGAGCTTTTTCCCATGTTCATGGGCGGGCTTCTGTCTGCCCACAACCGGGCAGTGCTGGCTCAGCTTGGCTGCCCCATCAAGACTCTGGATGCCCTGGAGAACGCCCAGGCCATCAAGAAGAAGCTGGGCAAGCTGGGCCGGCAGGTGCTGCCCCCCTCGGAGCTCCTGGACCACCTCTTCTTCCACTATGAGTTCCAGAATCAGCGCTTCTCTGCCGAGGTGCTTGGCTCTCTGCGCCAGCTCAACCTGGCAGGCGTGCGCATGACGCCCCTCAAGTGCACGGTGGTGGCAGCTGTCCTGGGCAGTGGAAGGCATGCCCTGGATGAGGTGAACTTGGCCTCCTGCCAGCTGGATCCTGCTGGGTTGCGCACGCTCACGCCTGTCTTCTTGCGTGCCCGGAAGCTGGG GTTGCAACTCAACAGCCTGGGCCCTGAGGCCTGCAGGGACCTCCGCGACCTGCTGCTACATGACCAGTGCCAAGTGACCACCCTGCG GCTGTCCAACAACCCGCTGATGGCGGCGGGTGTGGCTCTGCTGCTGGAGGGGCTGGCAGGAAATACCTCCCTGAAACACCTCTCTCTACTGCACACGGGCCTTGGGGATGAGGGCCTGGAGCTGCTGGCTGCCCAGCTGGACCGAAACCAACAACTCCAGGAGCTGAACGTGGCCTACAACGGCGCTGGTGACACGGCTGCCCTGGCCTTAGCCAAGGCTGCCTGGAAGCACCCTTCCTTGGAGCTGCTGCA TCTCTACTTCAATGAGCTGAGCTCAGAGTGCCGCCAGGCCCTGCGGGACTTGGGGAGCACTGCAGAGGGCGGTGCCCGGGTCGTGGTGTCGCTGACGGAGGGGACAGCAGTGTCCGAGTACTGGTCGGTGATCCTGGGTGAAGTCCAGCGGAACCTCAACAGCTGGGATCGCAGCCGGGTCCGGCGCCACCTGGAGCTGCTGCTGAGGGATCTGGAAGACAACCGGGGAGCCACCCTTAATCCCTGGCGTAAGGCCCAGCTGCTGCGGGTGGAGGGCGAGGTCAGGGCCCTCCTGGAGCAGCTGGGCGGCCCTGGAAGCTGA
- the DRC12 gene encoding dynein regulatory complex protein 12 isoform X4 gives MHRLALLEKEVLQDRLALQRDEARRAKASEDQLKQRIKDLEAELEGARSEGKAIYAEMSRQCRSLQEAMQSRTRKLEEEVKGLQEQLELCQREAEAAQREAKQALGERDQTLAQLRAHVADMEAKYEEILHDSLDRLLAKLRSVKPQWDGAVLRLHARLKEQLRQFGLNPLDL, from the exons ATGCACAGGCTGGCACTGCTGGAAAAGGAGGTGCTCCAAGACCGCTTGG CTCTGCAGAGGGATGAAGCCCGCCGAGCCAAGGCTTCGGAAGACCAGCTGAAGCAGAGGATCAAAGACCTGGAGGCTGAACTGGAGGGGGCCCGGAGCGAAGGGAAGGCCATATATGCAG AGATGAGTCGTCAGTGCCGGAGCCTGCAGGAGGCGATGCAGAGTCGCACCAGGAAGCTGGAGGAAGAAGTGAAGGGCCTGCAGGAGCAGTtag AATTGTGCCAGAGGGAGGCTGAGGCTGCCCAGAGGGAGGCCAAGCAGGCCCTCGGAGAGCGGGACCAGACTCTGGCTCAGCTTCGGGCCCACGTGGCAGACATGGAGGCCAAGTATGAGGAAATCTTACAT GACAGCCTGGACCGGCTCCTGGCCAAGCTGAGATCTGTGAAGCCTCAGTGGGACGGGGCTGTGCTGAGACTCCACGCCAGGCTCAAGGAGCAGCTCCGCCAGTTTGGACTCAACCCCCTGGATCTTTGA